One genomic region from Leptolyngbyaceae cyanobacterium JSC-12 encodes:
- a CDS encoding small GTP-binding protein (IMG reference gene:2510095080~PFAM: GTPase of unknown function; Domain of unknown function (DUF697)~TIGRFAM: small GTP-binding protein domain): protein MTQPISSQSSFIPVEPQTVYLQRARAILRQTLNRYTAYFRAARNHPPAASTQKILRADMDQLSITLNKLENNVARVAVFGLVSRGKSAVLNALLGQKVLPTGPLNGVTLTPQAVVWFPYGKDSRQTHDLQIELIDTPGLDEIDGQTRAEMAQAIAQRSDLILFVVAGDITRTEYQALCELRQAQKPLLLVFNKVDLYPEQSRQAIYQSLQRLATASADSRPLQRLLSTNEIVLIAAEPAPIQVRVEQLDGQIAYEWETPPPQVDSLKGKILEILGQEGRTLMALNALMQVREAESRLASKILEVHESEADALIWKFVRYKAIAIALNPVAVLDLVGGTVSDLAMIRALSELYGLPVTGHEAAKLWKTILLSSGSLLLTEIGSGIILGLGKSAAAAASGVDAASSLTAYAGTAIAQASFAGLGAYSVGRAVQVYLENGCSWGPQGANTVIQDILKHLDSSTILYRIRQELTDQLGLSP from the coding sequence GTGACCCAGCCCATTTCCTCCCAGTCCAGTTTCATCCCGGTTGAGCCACAAACGGTTTACTTGCAGCGGGCACGTGCGATTTTGCGGCAAACATTGAACCGCTATACAGCTTACTTTCGGGCTGCTAGAAACCATCCACCCGCCGCATCAACCCAAAAGATACTCAGGGCAGACATGGATCAACTCTCTATCACACTCAACAAACTGGAAAATAATGTGGCACGAGTGGCAGTATTTGGGTTAGTGAGTCGAGGTAAATCTGCTGTTTTGAATGCGTTGTTAGGGCAAAAGGTGTTACCTACAGGGCCACTAAATGGAGTGACGCTAACTCCGCAAGCAGTAGTGTGGTTCCCCTACGGCAAAGATAGTCGGCAAACACATGATCTACAAATTGAACTCATTGATACTCCTGGATTGGATGAGATTGATGGGCAAACACGGGCAGAAATGGCGCAGGCGATCGCACAGCGATCAGACTTAATTCTTTTCGTGGTAGCGGGGGATATTACTCGCACCGAGTATCAGGCATTGTGTGAACTGCGGCAGGCACAAAAACCTCTGCTGCTGGTGTTTAACAAAGTTGATTTGTATCCTGAACAAAGTCGGCAGGCGATTTACCAGAGCTTGCAACGCCTTGCAACTGCCAGTGCAGACAGCCGCCCGTTGCAACGATTGCTTTCTACCAATGAGATTGTGCTGATTGCGGCGGAGCCTGCTCCCATACAAGTGCGAGTAGAACAACTGGATGGGCAAATAGCCTACGAATGGGAAACGCCACCCCCCCAAGTCGATAGTTTGAAAGGAAAGATTCTGGAGATCTTGGGGCAAGAAGGTCGCACCCTGATGGCGTTGAATGCACTGATGCAAGTGCGAGAAGCCGAATCGCGCCTGGCTAGCAAAATTTTGGAAGTGCACGAGTCTGAGGCAGATGCACTCATTTGGAAGTTTGTCCGCTATAAGGCGATCGCGATCGCACTTAACCCAGTGGCAGTGCTGGATCTGGTAGGTGGCACAGTGTCAGATTTAGCAATGATTCGAGCACTGTCAGAGTTGTACGGCTTACCCGTTACTGGGCATGAAGCCGCCAAACTCTGGAAAACCATTCTGCTAAGTTCTGGCAGTTTATTACTCACTGAAATTGGTAGCGGAATCATCCTGGGGCTTGGAAAAAGTGCGGCAGCAGCAGCTTCTGGTGTCGATGCTGCTAGTAGCTTGACCGCCTATGCAGGAACTGCGATCGCCCAGGCAAGTTTTGCAGGATTGGGGGCATATTCTGTGGGTCGTGCAGTTCAGGTTTATCTAGAAAATGGCTGTAGTTGGGGACCGCAGGGAGCCAATACCGTGATTC
- a CDS encoding uncharacterized protein associated with GTPases (IMG reference gene:2510095081~PFAM: Domain of unknown function (DUF697)), translating to MVDKLQRPLVVGSVTLAIAIGLIELINQTIGEWGVYALLVLAVSAGVWWVQKSPKQRQSNSTLPAYVDSTLVKQTLAEAEQVIGRLQAEVEESDAHVAGMQPQVLLFQSQVNQIATELDREAVRLLVMGAKGSGKTSLIQRLQESWQVNFPKPVTLLEAPSFSLNTEAELSADAIALQQSMTADLVLFLVTGDLTESDLQTLKQLATRKRTLLVFNKQDQYLPDEQQTLLARLQTWGRSFFPAADVVAIATDPRPLKVRQHQPDGSLREWLEEQPPNITPLTQRLTAILQTESRQLVLASSLGSAQAVKAQAASVLNDLRRTRALPIVEQFQWIAAGTAFASPLPSLDVLATAAINVQMILDLGKIYQQSFSVDQAQKVVTALGSLILKLGLVELSTRAIASLLKTNAITYIAGGCIQAVSAAYLTRLAGLTLIEYFHTQEPNLTMADAKPLAIERLGQILPKVFQQDQQQTIFQTLTRQVLDRLTPKPTPTPTPTASSSPSSSSPTPNSQPLSPIPLKLPEVAIAEPLPAKPE from the coding sequence ATGGTTGATAAATTGCAACGTCCTCTCGTAGTCGGAAGTGTCACACTAGCGATCGCTATTGGGCTAATTGAACTAATCAACCAGACTATCGGTGAATGGGGTGTGTATGCTCTGTTGGTGCTGGCAGTGAGTGCTGGAGTTTGGTGGGTACAGAAGTCGCCAAAACAGCGCCAGAGTAATTCCACCCTGCCAGCGTATGTTGACTCTACTCTGGTGAAACAAACTCTGGCAGAAGCAGAACAGGTGATTGGACGACTCCAGGCGGAAGTGGAAGAATCTGATGCTCATGTCGCAGGGATGCAGCCCCAGGTATTGCTATTTCAATCCCAGGTGAACCAAATTGCGACTGAGCTAGATCGGGAAGCAGTGCGGCTTTTAGTAATGGGCGCAAAAGGGTCCGGTAAAACAAGCCTGATTCAGCGTTTGCAAGAATCCTGGCAGGTGAACTTTCCCAAGCCTGTCACGTTGTTAGAAGCCCCCAGTTTTTCATTGAACACGGAGGCAGAGTTATCAGCAGATGCGATCGCGCTGCAACAATCCATGACAGCCGATCTGGTGCTGTTTTTGGTTACAGGTGACCTAACTGAATCGGACCTGCAAACCCTAAAGCAATTAGCCACTCGCAAACGCACCCTTCTAGTGTTCAACAAGCAAGACCAATACCTGCCTGATGAACAACAAACCCTTCTGGCACGACTGCAAACATGGGGACGCAGTTTTTTCCCGGCGGCGGATGTGGTTGCGATCGCCACCGACCCTCGACCGCTCAAAGTGCGACAACATCAACCGGACGGATCTCTACGCGAATGGCTGGAAGAACAACCCCCCAATATCACCCCCCTGACCCAACGCCTGACAGCGATTTTGCAGACTGAAAGCCGCCAACTCGTTCTGGCCAGTTCCCTCGGCAGTGCCCAAGCCGTCAAAGCTCAGGCTGCTTCAGTTTTGAATGACTTACGCCGGACTCGTGCCTTGCCAATTGTGGAGCAATTTCAGTGGATTGCTGCTGGAACCGCTTTCGCCAGCCCCCTCCCGTCGTTAGATGTGCTGGCAACCGCTGCCATCAATGTCCAAATGATTCTGGATCTAGGCAAGATTTACCAACAATCCTTCTCGGTCGATCAGGCGCAAAAAGTGGTAACGGCACTGGGCAGCTTAATTCTTAAACTGGGATTAGTAGAACTCTCGACCCGGGCGATCGCCAGCCTGCTCAAAACCAACGCCATCACTTATATTGCTGGGGGCTGCATTCAGGCAGTCAGCGCAGCTTACCTCACCCGCCTTGCCGGACTGACCCTCATCGAGTATTTCCATACGCAAGAACCTAACCTCACGATGGCAGATGCCAAACCATTAGCAATCGAGCGTTTGGGGCAGATTTTGCCAAAAGTTTTTCAACAAGATCAACAACAAACTATCTTTCAAACCCTCACCAGGCAAGTCCTTGATCGCCTCACCCCTAAACCCACTCCCACTCCCACTCCCACTGCATCTTCCTCACCTTCCTCCTCTTCCCCAACCCCCAACTCCCAACCCCTATCCCCCATTCCCCTGAAATTGCCAGAAGTCGCGATCGCCGAACCGCTACCAGCCAAACCGGAATGA
- a CDS encoding hypothetical protein (IMG reference gene:2510095083), whose amino-acid sequence MNPKFNTQTVLLRLMVLLGIIGAIISALPHPNAIQRSSNTPQDSFKREVSLEFML is encoded by the coding sequence ATGAATCCTAAATTTAACACTCAAACAGTCTTGCTTCGGTTGATGGTATTGCTTGGAATCATTGGGGCAATCATATCAGCGCTTCCCCACCCTAATGCTATCCAGCGCTCATCCAATACTCCCCAAGATTCATTCAAACGCGAGGTGTCGTTGGAGTTCATGCTGTAA
- a CDS encoding putative aspartyl protease (IMG reference gene:2510095084~PFAM: Retroviral aspartyl protease) produces the protein MQKHPLINSAFLLVSTGLLGTFGCQSTSTSPLSTSVAPSPSIVASPLPDTSSQPLRTDEIYQLAIKKAKSAQNISRSALSEDDWNLVTSRWQQAIDYLKALPPSSPYQAMAKKKLAEFEKERIAAQKRAEQAKLAMERNQSTGALITEPLQVNSAIARSPETGRVFQAKIKRRAGGTPVIDVMFNGKQTFEMIVDTGASGTVITQPMAEALGVQIIGKTKVNTASQVGVEVPLAYVESISVGGAVVKELVVAIGNNALDIGLLGHDFFSDYDVTVKQDVVEFRKR, from the coding sequence ATGCAAAAGCACCCGCTTATCAACTCAGCGTTCCTGCTAGTTAGCACAGGTCTCTTAGGAACTTTTGGCTGTCAATCCACTTCAACTTCGCCTTTATCGACTTCTGTTGCGCCCAGCCCCAGTATTGTGGCTTCTCCACTGCCTGATACCTCATCTCAACCCCTTAGGACAGATGAGATATATCAGTTGGCGATTAAGAAAGCGAAAAGTGCTCAAAATATTAGCCGCTCTGCATTGTCTGAGGATGATTGGAACCTGGTTACCAGCCGCTGGCAGCAGGCAATTGATTATCTCAAGGCATTACCACCCTCAAGTCCTTACCAGGCAATGGCGAAGAAAAAGCTGGCTGAGTTTGAGAAAGAGCGGATAGCGGCTCAAAAACGGGCAGAACAGGCAAAACTAGCAATGGAGCGGAATCAATCGACTGGAGCCTTAATTACGGAGCCACTACAGGTCAACAGCGCGATCGCCAGGTCGCCAGAGACTGGCAGAGTGTTTCAAGCCAAAATCAAACGCCGAGCTGGAGGCACCCCCGTGATTGATGTAATGTTTAACGGCAAACAAACTTTTGAAATGATTGTGGATACGGGAGCGAGCGGCACCGTGATTACGCAACCAATGGCAGAGGCACTAGGGGTGCAGATTATTGGCAAAACCAAAGTCAACACGGCTAGCCAGGTAGGAGTGGAAGTCCCGCTGGCATATGTGGAATCGATCTCAGTGGGAGGGGCTGTCGTGAAAGAATTGGTTGTGGCGATCGGCAACAACGCTCTGGATATTGGTCTACTGGGTCACGACTTTTTTAGCGACTATGATGTGACGGTGAAACAAGATGTGGTGGAGTTTCGCAAGCGGTAG
- a CDS encoding ABC-type uncharacterized transport system, permease component (IMG reference gene:2510095085~PFAM: Branched-chain amino acid transport system / permease component), with the protein MNLPLSKMLRYQVGAVILSLILVGIIIVLAGGNPIQVIFSMWTGAFGTPDRLGRVMATLVPLLLCTSGLLFTFTAGLYNLGIEGQITVGAIAATFIIRLMQDSLPPTLVMLLAIAIGGLGGVVWGLLAAVLNVYGRINEIFAGLGLNFVADGLALYLIFGPWKKEGVASMSGTEPFPEKLWLPTFGNTEASPIALLIAIAAVAITLLVLRGTYFGLQLRAVGQNLRASYVLGIPSVRQLMGAFAICGCFAGLAGALQVLAVFHRLIPSISSGLGFLALLIAMLIGLNAWLILPVAFFFSALNVGSLQLPLALNLESALAGVIQGMLVLFALLGQGLSESILQVKSAKPTACETPPHLVSPSHHSR; encoded by the coding sequence ATGAATCTGCCATTGTCTAAAATGCTTCGCTACCAAGTTGGGGCAGTTATCCTGTCTTTAATTCTGGTCGGCATTATCATTGTGCTGGCGGGTGGAAACCCGATTCAGGTGATTTTCAGTATGTGGACAGGTGCATTTGGCACGCCCGATCGCCTGGGGCGAGTGATGGCAACGCTGGTGCCCTTGTTATTGTGTACTAGTGGACTGTTGTTTACCTTCACCGCCGGACTCTACAACCTGGGAATTGAGGGACAAATTACCGTTGGTGCGATTGCCGCAACGTTCATCATCCGCCTGATGCAAGATAGTCTGCCGCCTACATTAGTGATGCTGCTAGCGATCGCGATCGGTGGCTTGGGGGGTGTGGTGTGGGGCTTGCTAGCGGCGGTGCTGAATGTGTATGGGCGCATTAACGAAATTTTTGCCGGATTGGGACTGAACTTTGTTGCTGATGGGCTGGCACTATACTTGATATTTGGTCCCTGGAAGAAGGAAGGCGTGGCATCCATGAGTGGCACGGAGCCATTTCCAGAGAAGTTGTGGCTGCCCACCTTTGGCAATACGGAAGCTAGCCCGATCGCCCTATTGATTGCGATCGCGGCAGTTGCCATAACACTTCTCGTATTGCGAGGCACCTATTTTGGGTTGCAATTACGTGCCGTAGGACAAAATCTGCGCGCCTCCTACGTACTGGGTATTCCCTCGGTGCGGCAATTGATGGGTGCGTTTGCCATTTGTGGATGTTTTGCCGGACTCGCCGGAGCACTGCAAGTGCTTGCAGTTTTCCATCGCTTGATTCCCAGTATTTCTAGCGGCTTGGGTTTCTTGGCGTTGCTCATTGCCATGTTAATTGGACTCAACGCCTGGTTGATTCTTCCAGTTGCTTTTTTCTTCAGCGCGTTGAATGTCGGTAGTTTGCAGCTTCCTTTAGCGCTCAATCTGGAATCTGCCCTTGCTGGTGTAATTCAGGGAATGTTAGTACTGTTTGCTTTGCTAGGACAGGGGCTGAGCGAATCGATCCTGCAAGTAAAATCTGCGAAGCCTACCGCTTGCGAAACTCCACCACATCTTGTTTCACCGTCACATCATAGTCGCTAA
- a CDS encoding hypothetical protein (IMG reference gene:2510095086), with protein MFRVVTRDFEQEFERWTDALNTAKSLIPQCKSWTQDIRIFLLDELVWLYSREHKFPKYMGAGNYNRLARLFIQEALEEEAANFVDSTPANSEPNL; from the coding sequence ATGTTTCGAGTGGTAACCCGCGATTTTGAGCAAGAATTTGAGCGCTGGACAGATGCATTAAATACAGCAAAATCATTGATTCCTCAATGCAAAAGCTGGACGCAAGATATTCGCATCTTCTTGCTGGATGAACTGGTTTGGCTCTACAGTCGAGAACATAAGTTTCCCAAATACATGGGAGCTGGGAATTACAACCGCCTGGCCCGCTTGTTTATCCAAGAAGCATTGGAAGAAGAAGCCGCAAACTTTGTAGACTCCACCCCAGCAAATTCAGAACCAAATCTATGA
- a CDS encoding ribonuclease HI (IMG reference gene:2510095087~PFAM: RNase H), translating into MTNSTPTKVVEIYTDGACLGNPGPGGYGVVLLCEGHRKELSAGYRLTTNNRMEIMGAIAGLQALKFPCKVTLYSDSQYVVNAMTKGWAKKWRANGWKRNKTENAVNPDLWEQLLELCEKHDVTFKWVRGHAGNLENERCDVLAVAAAKQSDLLVDEGYKGG; encoded by the coding sequence ATGACCAATTCCACACCTACAAAAGTTGTCGAAATCTACACCGATGGCGCGTGCCTGGGCAATCCGGGACCGGGCGGGTATGGGGTGGTGCTGCTGTGTGAGGGGCATCGCAAAGAGCTTTCCGCTGGGTATCGGCTGACAACCAATAACCGTATGGAGATCATGGGGGCGATCGCAGGCTTGCAGGCATTGAAATTTCCCTGCAAGGTGACGCTCTACTCAGACTCGCAATACGTGGTCAATGCAATGACAAAAGGTTGGGCAAAAAAGTGGCGCGCAAACGGCTGGAAGCGCAACAAAACTGAGAATGCCGTGAATCCTGATTTGTGGGAGCAGTTATTGGAACTGTGCGAGAAACATGATGTCACTTTCAAGTGGGTGCGAGGACATGCGGGCAATCTTGAAAACGAGCGTTGTGATGTGTTAGCAGTGGCAGCGGCAAAACAATCGGATTTATTGGTCGATGAGGGCTACAAGGGCGGATAA
- a CDS encoding glycogen debranching enzyme, putative (IMG reference gene:2510095089~PFAM: Amylo-alpha-1,6-glucosidase; Glycogen debranching enzyme N terminal~TIGRFAM: glycogen debranching enzyme, archaeal type, putative): MSMEINFGREICGQLELAESREWLVTNGIGGYAAGTIAGLLTRCYHGLLVAALKPPLGRTLLLAKLDDTVLYGDRYYPLHTNRWADGAVGPHGYRQIERFSLEGSVPTWRYACADALLEKRIWMQPGVNTTYIHYNLLRATQPFSLTLKAMVNYRDYHSRTQAQGWQMTILPVERGVNISAFPEAIPMLLMSDRAEFIPNHDWYYGFDLAAERERGLSDRDDHLHAATLQVNLTVGETLTVVASTDHKLSLNGENALKIRRSYDQKLMGLWKSNRAVEVRENPEFPSRLVLAADQFIVNRSSAEDPQGKTIIAGYPWFSDWGRDTMISLPGLTLETGRPEVARSILRTFARYVDQGMIPNRFPDAGEIPEYNTVDATLWYFESLRAYYAVTEDDDLIHELFPVLADIINWHCRGTRFNIHLDPADGLLYAGETGVQLTWMDAKVGDWVVTPRIGKPVEVNALWFNALRTIAKLARRIGKPHQEYDAIADRALARFSRFWNPDLGYCYDVLDGPDGDDASLRPNQLFAVSLPESPLSQVQQKGVVDVCGQALLTSHGLRSLSPDDSAYQGKYIGSPMQRDGAYHQGTVWGWLLGPFVLAHLRVYNNPNRAREFLEPMMNHLFAHGLGSLSEIFDGDAPFTPRGCFAQAWTVAEVLRAWMAIEQLENKLRG, translated from the coding sequence ATGTCGATGGAGATCAATTTTGGACGAGAAATTTGTGGACAGTTAGAACTGGCAGAGTCGCGGGAGTGGCTGGTTACAAATGGGATTGGCGGTTACGCAGCGGGAACAATCGCAGGATTATTAACCCGTTGTTATCACGGATTGTTGGTAGCAGCTCTGAAACCACCTCTGGGACGAACTTTGTTGCTGGCGAAGTTAGATGACACGGTACTGTATGGCGATCGCTACTATCCACTGCATACTAATCGCTGGGCAGATGGAGCAGTGGGACCCCATGGTTATCGTCAAATTGAACGGTTTAGTCTAGAAGGCTCTGTGCCTACATGGCGTTATGCCTGCGCTGATGCTTTGCTGGAAAAACGCATCTGGATGCAACCAGGGGTTAACACCACGTACATTCATTACAATCTGCTACGAGCAACCCAGCCCTTTAGTTTGACCCTGAAAGCCATGGTCAACTATCGCGATTATCACAGCCGCACTCAAGCTCAGGGCTGGCAAATGACGATTCTGCCCGTGGAGCGGGGCGTTAACATTTCAGCATTTCCTGAAGCCATACCAATGCTGCTGATGAGCGATCGCGCCGAGTTTATTCCCAATCATGACTGGTATTATGGCTTCGATCTGGCAGCCGAGCGAGAACGGGGCTTGAGCGATCGCGATGATCACCTCCATGCCGCTACCCTCCAAGTCAACTTAACAGTAGGCGAAACTCTGACAGTGGTAGCTAGTACTGATCACAAGCTGTCGTTGAATGGAGAAAACGCCCTCAAGATTCGTAGGAGCTACGATCAAAAACTAATGGGCTTATGGAAATCTAACCGGGCGGTGGAAGTCCGAGAGAATCCAGAATTTCCAAGTCGTCTGGTGCTCGCCGCCGATCAATTCATTGTCAATCGGTCTTCTGCAGAAGACCCTCAAGGCAAGACCATCATTGCTGGTTATCCCTGGTTTAGTGACTGGGGTCGAGATACGATGATCAGCCTGCCTGGTTTAACTTTAGAAACAGGACGACCGGAGGTGGCACGCTCAATTTTACGTACCTTTGCTCGTTACGTCGATCAGGGAATGATTCCCAACCGCTTTCCGGATGCTGGTGAAATCCCAGAATATAACACTGTGGATGCAACGCTCTGGTACTTTGAGTCGTTACGCGCCTATTATGCTGTCACTGAGGATGACGACCTGATCCATGAATTGTTTCCTGTGCTGGCAGATATTATCAATTGGCACTGCCGTGGCACTCGCTTTAACATTCACCTCGACCCAGCCGATGGACTGCTCTACGCCGGAGAAACAGGGGTGCAACTTACCTGGATGGATGCGAAAGTGGGTGACTGGGTGGTGACGCCGCGGATCGGCAAACCTGTAGAAGTGAATGCCCTGTGGTTTAATGCACTCCGCACGATCGCCAAACTGGCACGCCGCATTGGCAAACCCCATCAGGAATATGACGCGATCGCTGATCGTGCCCTTGCCCGGTTTAGCCGCTTCTGGAACCCTGATCTGGGCTATTGCTATGACGTGTTAGATGGTCCCGATGGGGATGATGCCTCACTTCGCCCTAATCAGCTTTTTGCTGTATCCCTGCCTGAAAGTCCCCTATCGCAAGTGCAACAAAAAGGAGTAGTGGATGTGTGCGGACAAGCGCTGTTAACTTCCCACGGCTTGCGATCGCTCTCTCCGGATGACTCTGCCTATCAGGGCAAATACATTGGCTCACCCATGCAGCGAGATGGAGCTTATCACCAAGGCACCGTTTGGGGGTGGCTTTTGGGACCCTTTGTGCTGGCACACCTGCGTGTGTATAACAACCCAAATCGAGCCCGCGAATTTTTGGAACCCATGATGAATCATCTATTTGCGCATGGGCTGGGCAGCCTCAGCGAAATTTTTGACGGGGACGCACCATTCACTCCACGAGGGTGCTTTGCTCAGGCATGGACGGTTGCTGAAGTCCTTAGAGCCTGGATGGCGATCGAACAATTGGAAAACAAGCTAAGGGGATAA
- a CDS encoding argininosuccinate synthase (IMG reference gene:2510095090~PFAM: Arginosuccinate synthase~TIGRFAM: argininosuccinate synthase): MGRANKVVLAYSGGVDTSVCIPYLKNEWGVQEVITLAADLGQGADMEPVRKKALDSGAVESLVINATASFVKDYAFPAIQANALYENRYPLSTALARPLIAKLLVDAAEKYGADAVAHGCTGKGNDQVRFDVSIAALNPSLKVLTPAREWGMSREETIAYGEKFGIPAPVKKSSPYSIDENLLGRAVEAGILEDPWAEPPEDIYTMTKAIADTPDEPEYVEIGFEQGVPVSLNGNALSPVDLITEMNAIAGRNGVGRIDMIENRLVGIKSREIYETPALLVLIDAHRDLESLTLTADVTQYKCGIEQTYTQLIYNGLWYSPLRDALNAFVQKTQERVSGTVRVKLFKGTAAIVGRKAEKSLYTPALATYGADDMFDHKAAEGFVYVWGLPTRVWAETGRK; encoded by the coding sequence ATGGGTCGCGCCAATAAAGTTGTCCTGGCTTATTCAGGCGGAGTGGATACCTCCGTTTGTATTCCCTACCTGAAGAACGAGTGGGGAGTGCAGGAAGTCATTACCCTAGCGGCTGACCTGGGGCAGGGAGCCGATATGGAGCCAGTCCGGAAGAAAGCATTGGATTCTGGCGCTGTGGAATCATTGGTGATTAATGCCACTGCAAGCTTCGTCAAAGATTACGCCTTTCCCGCTATTCAGGCGAATGCCTTATACGAAAATCGCTATCCCCTCTCAACTGCACTGGCTCGCCCGTTGATTGCCAAGCTATTGGTAGACGCGGCAGAGAAATACGGTGCTGATGCGGTTGCTCACGGTTGTACAGGCAAGGGGAATGACCAAGTACGGTTTGATGTGTCAATCGCTGCGTTGAATCCTAGCCTGAAAGTCCTGACACCTGCCCGTGAATGGGGCATGAGCCGTGAAGAAACAATCGCCTACGGTGAAAAATTTGGCATTCCAGCCCCAGTGAAGAAATCCTCGCCCTACAGCATTGACGAAAATTTGCTGGGTCGGGCGGTGGAAGCCGGAATTCTGGAAGATCCCTGGGCAGAGCCCCCAGAAGACATTTACACCATGACTAAAGCGATCGCCGACACCCCCGACGAACCAGAATATGTGGAAATTGGGTTTGAGCAGGGAGTCCCTGTAAGTTTGAATGGCAACGCCCTCTCCCCAGTTGACTTAATTACAGAAATGAACGCGATCGCAGGTAGAAATGGCGTCGGACGCATCGACATGATCGAAAACCGTCTGGTCGGCATTAAATCCCGTGAAATCTACGAAACTCCTGCACTGCTAGTTTTAATCGATGCTCACCGAGATTTAGAAAGCCTCACCCTAACTGCTGATGTTACCCAATACAAATGCGGTATCGAACAAACCTACACTCAACTGATCTACAATGGTCTGTGGTATAGCCCTCTGAGAGATGCACTCAACGCCTTCGTGCAAAAAACTCAGGAGCGAGTCAGTGGAACCGTGCGCGTCAAACTCTTCAAAGGCACCGCCGCCATTGTTGGACGAAAAGCCGAAAAATCTTTGTATACCCCTGCCCTAGCAACCTACGGAGCTGATGATATGTTTGATCACAAAGCTGCCGAAGGCTTCGTCTATGTGTGGGGCTTACCCACTCGTGTTTGGGCAGAGACAGGACGGAAGTAG
- a CDS encoding haloacid dehalogenase superfamily enzyme, subfamily IA,REG-2-like HAD hydrolase, subfamily IA (IMG reference gene:2510095091~PFAM: haloacid dehalogenase-like hydrolase~TIGRFAM: haloacid dehalogenase superfamily, subfamily IA, variant 1 with third motif having Dx(3-4)D or Dx(3-4)E; REG-2-like, HAD superfamily (subfamily IA) hydrolase), with amino-acid sequence MPSSLPRVIFLDAVGTLFGVQGSVGEQYARVAHRFGVNLPIEEIDRAFIKSFKAAGVPAFGDTDPSELQAKEYTWWLNIAVQTFKEANAFHCFADFGEFFAALYDYFETADPWFVYTDVFPMLERWRQLGIPLGIVSNFDSRIYAVLRSLNLKPYFSSITISTEVGFAKPNPHVFAIALQKHNCFAADAWHIGDSFDEDYQAACAAGLRGIWLKRK; translated from the coding sequence ATGCCCTCTTCCCTTCCCCGAGTGATTTTTCTCGATGCAGTTGGCACACTGTTCGGTGTGCAAGGCAGCGTCGGTGAACAATATGCGAGAGTTGCCCACCGCTTTGGTGTGAATTTGCCGATTGAAGAAATTGATCGTGCCTTTATCAAAAGCTTCAAAGCGGCAGGAGTTCCAGCATTTGGCGACACTGATCCCTCCGAACTACAAGCAAAAGAATATACCTGGTGGCTGAATATTGCGGTTCAAACCTTCAAGGAAGCCAATGCATTTCATTGTTTCGCAGATTTTGGCGAGTTTTTTGCAGCCCTGTATGACTACTTTGAGACGGCAGACCCCTGGTTTGTCTATACCGATGTATTTCCTATGCTGGAGCGCTGGCGGCAGTTAGGGATTCCGCTGGGAATTGTGTCGAACTTTGACTCGCGGATTTATGCAGTGTTGCGATCGCTCAACTTAAAGCCTTACTTCTCTTCTATCACCATTTCCACCGAAGTTGGCTTTGCCAAACCCAATCCCCATGTGTTCGCGATCGCCTTACAGAAACACAACTGCTTCGCCGCAGACGCATGGCACATCGGCGATAGCTTTGACGAAGACTACCAGGCAGCCTGTGCCGCTGGGTTGCGAGGAATCTGGTTAAAGCGAAAATAA